The Magnetococcales bacterium genomic sequence GTGCGATGCAGCAGGCAGGCCTGTCGGGCATGGTGTCGGGCCTGGATGAGATCCTCCCGGAGCAGGGCTTGCCGAGCCAGCTGGCTTTCCCGATGCGCTTCGCGAAGGATCCGCAGCGGCCAGGAGAGATCGGCCCCGCAACGGCGGCAGGAGTCCCGCTCCTCCCCCCGGGAGGCGCGGCAGATGGGGCAATGAGAGAGTCGGGCAGGCGGAAGCACCCTCAGGCCTCCAGATAAAAGAGGATCTCCGACAACTGCCCGCACGGTTGAGCCAGCGCTGGATAATCCTCCGCGGCCAGGGCGTCCCGGATCGCCTCGATGAGATCGATCATCTCAAGCCGGTCCTCCTCCTCCGCCTGTTCCAGCATGCGTTGCGCCTTTTCCACCAGGGCGCGGGCCTGAACCACCTCCGGGTGCCGCTGCGCCTCCCCTTCGGAAGGCTCCTCCCCGCCCATAAGGTCGCCAAGGCGCTTCCGGGCCTGTTGCAATTCGGCCTCGTCGAGCTTGCGCAGGGCATTGCCGATGGAAACCTTGCGGGAGAGCCCGCTCTTCTTCTCGGTGGCGGTAACGTGGAGGATGCCATCCCGATCGAGATCCATGCGCAACAGCACCGGATTGTCGGCCGGGGCCCGACTCAGCCCCTCGATGCGGAACTCGCCGATCAGGCGGTTGGCCAGGGCATCCCGATGTTCGCCCTGGAAGATCTTCACCTCCACCATCTCCTGGTTGTCATTCATGGTGAAGAAGATCTCGCTTTTGTGGATCGGAATCGGGCTATTCTTGGGGATCACCGGACAGAAAAGATAGGGGTAAGGCAACCCGTCCAGCTCGCCGAAAGCCGACACCCCGAAGGTGTAGGGGGTGATGTCCACCAGCACTGCCGAGACCTCCTGGCCCTGGATGGCGGCGGCCTGAATCGAGGCCCCCATGGCCACGCACAGCTCGGGATCCACCTCGCCCCGGGGTCGCAGGCCAAAGGCCTCTTCCAGCCGTCGCGCCACCAGCGGGGTACGGGTGGCCCCGCCCACCAGCAGGATCGACTCCACGTCCGATGCGGTGAGCCCCGCCCCCTGCAAGGCGATGTGTACCGCAGCCAAAGTCTCCTCGATGTAGGGGGCGATCATCTCCTCATACTCTTCCCGGCTCAATTCCAGGGAGAGATGCACCGGCAGTCCCTTCCGCTCCAGAAGGTACTCCTCTTCGATGCGCACGAAGGGATGGTCCGAGAGGGCACACTTCGCCGACTCCGCCGCCCGCAGCAACCGGGCCATGGCCCGGGGCGAGGTCTCGGCATCGACCTGGTTCTCCTTCAGATGCCTCAGCAGATGTTCCACGATCTTCTGATCGAAGTCATCGCCTCCCAGGTGGTTGTTGCCGTGACTGGAGATCACCTCCACCACACCCTCTTCGATGCGAACCACGGAGACATCGAAGGTTCCGCCGCCCAGATCGTAGACCAGCAGCCGTTTGCCCTCCAGATGTCCGGCTTCGTAAACCAGCGCCGCGGCGGTGGGTTCGTTGATCATCCGCACCACCTCAAGGCCGGCGATCTCCCCCGCCTCGCGGGTGGCCTGGCGCTGGGCATCGTTGAAATAGGCCGGAACGGTGATCACCGCCTTCTTCACCGGCTCTCCCAGACGGGTTTCGGCGATTCTTTTCAGGCGCTTCAGGATCAGGGCGGAGATCTCCTGGGGCAGGTAGCCTTCGCCGGCCATGGTCACCTTCTCCGGTGAGCCCATGCGCCGTTTGACCGACTTGACGGTGCGTTCCGGAAAGGCGGCGTACTGGTTGCGTGCCGCCTCGCCCACCAGCAGCTCCCCGTTTTCCGCCACGCCGACGAAGGAGGGCAGGATCTTCCGCCCGGTCTCATCGGCGAGGACCTCCGGGCGACCCTGGCGATAGAGGGCCACCTCCGAATTGGTGGTCCCCAGATCGATGCCGATGATGATCTCGCTGTCCATGATCTTAAGCCCCTTCTTCCCGGTTCACCACCACCTCGGCGGGACGCAGCAGCTCCCCCTGCCAGAGGAAGCCTCGCCGCAACTCGCTCACCACCAGACCGTGAGCCACGCCCTTGTGACATTCCGCGCGCACCGCCCGCGCCATCCGGGGATCGAGCGGGCGGTGCAGCACCGCCACCGGCTCCACCCCGAGGCCGGCCAGAATCTGATCCAAGCGCCGCAAGGTCATCTCCTGCCCCTCCCGCCACACGGCCAACCGCTCCTCCTCCTTGCGGCAGAACCGGCGGAAGAGCTTCGACAGCTTCCTGCCGGAGGTCGCTTCCAGCCCGGCGGCCATGCGGTCGCGCAGCTCCAGCAGTTCCAGGAGCAGGGGACGCAGCCGCTTCCCGCCGGCTTCCGCGCAATCGGTCCGCAGCCGGGTGTTTTCCTCCTCCAGGGCGGCATAGCCGCTGCGCAACGGCTCCGTCAGGGCGCGAAAACCCTCCAGTGCCGTCTTGACCTGCCGGGATTCGAGACGCACCTCGTTCTTCAGGGCCGAAAGCTCCACGAAGAGGGTGTAGAGATCGACTCTTTCCGGGTTGTCCGCAACGGGGGTTTCCTGCAGAAAGTCGCGAAAGCGGGCGATAAGGGCCTCCTGATCCACGGGGGTCATCCTTTCCCCCGCGACGTCGCGGTGAGCTGAAAGCCGCGCACCGACTCCCCGAGAAGCTCCTGCAACGGCTTCACTGCGGGCCGGGGCGCAGTGGCATCGGCCTGCAGCAGAGGGGCGAGCAGCCGACCCGGATCGGGATCGGGGAGGGAAAAGAGTCGGCAGGCCACCCGGCCCCGCCATTCCCTAAGTTGTTCGTAGGCGGCGTGCAGCTCCTGAAAACGCTCCGGATGACGTTCGGGAGAATAGAGCCGGACCTGTTGCAGATAGGCCTTGCGGACCGCGTCGTCATCGGCCTCGGGAGTGAGACCCAGCAGGGTGAAGGGATCGGTCATGGCTCCTCGGTTCAAAAATCAAACGAACGTTGCCGGCCATTCTGACGCCTTTGCGGTTTGGCCGGAGTGGTGGCGGAAGACGAAGCCGGCGGATTCGGCCCCGAAGCGGTTTTGGAGGCGACACGACGCGGCAGACCGGCCCGGTCCATGGCCTTTTCCAGGATGGCGGCCAGCGCCTCCGAATGTGCCTCACGCTCCGTGAATCCGCCTCCTTCGATCAGAGCGGCCTTCAAGGTCTGCCCCATTTTGTTCCGATCGAATTTTCCGGGATTCTCCTGCATCAGTTCCCGGGCCAGATTGGCGAGTTCCCCCACCATGCTGGCCTCCAGATCCCTGGGGATGGATGGGGGAGGTACGAAGGGGGGAAGGCCATCCCATTCATGCGGGTCGAAGTCGTCGTCGTCCTCCTCCTCCAGGTCGAAAGGCACCGAAAACCCCGGACCGAAGGGCCCCAGCAGGTTAACGATCCGCTTCCCGGTTTCCCGGTCGTCAATGGTGTAGGCCTCCTCCAGCAGGGAATACAACGACTCCACTTGGTTAAAGATGAGGCTTTTCGGGGCGTTGCGATGTTGGGCGGCGATCCGGCAAAAGGGAAAGATGGGCTGATCGGGCCAGCGTTTGGTCCCTTTGTCCGCCCACCGGGTCAGCAGGCGGAATTGCCCGGCATCCAGCAGCAGCAGGCAGAGGGTTCGCATCTCCTCCAGAGAGAATTCCAGATTCAGAGCCGAACGCAGCCAGCCCTCCAGAACCGGCAAGAGGCTTCCCAGCTGCACCGGTTTGTCGGAGAGATACGAGGTCGCCACCCCGGCCAGGCGCAACACCTCCTCGGAACGGGGTTTCTCCCGG encodes the following:
- a CDS encoding Hsp70 family protein, whose protein sequence is MDSEIIIGIDLGTTNSEVALYRQGRPEVLADETGRKILPSFVGVAENGELLVGEAARNQYAAFPERTVKSVKRRMGSPEKVTMAGEGYLPQEISALILKRLKRIAETRLGEPVKKAVITVPAYFNDAQRQATREAGEIAGLEVVRMINEPTAAALVYEAGHLEGKRLLVYDLGGGTFDVSVVRIEEGVVEVISSHGNNHLGGDDFDQKIVEHLLRHLKENQVDAETSPRAMARLLRAAESAKCALSDHPFVRIEEEYLLERKGLPVHLSLELSREEYEEMIAPYIEETLAAVHIALQGAGLTASDVESILLVGGATRTPLVARRLEEAFGLRPRGEVDPELCVAMGASIQAAAIQGQEVSAVLVDITPYTFGVSAFGELDGLPYPYLFCPVIPKNSPIPIHKSEIFFTMNDNQEMVEVKIFQGEHRDALANRLIGEFRIEGLSRAPADNPVLLRMDLDRDGILHVTATEKKSGLSRKVSIGNALRKLDEAELQQARKRLGDLMGGEEPSEGEAQRHPEVVQARALVEKAQRMLEQAEEEDRLEMIDLIEAIRDALAAEDYPALAQPCGQLSEILFYLEA
- the grpE gene encoding nucleotide exchange factor GrpE, yielding MDQEALIARFRDFLQETPVADNPERVDLYTLFVELSALKNEVRLESRQVKTALEGFRALTEPLRSGYAALEEENTRLRTDCAEAGGKRLRPLLLELLELRDRMAAGLEATSGRKLSKLFRRFCRKEEERLAVWREGQEMTLRRLDQILAGLGVEPVAVLHRPLDPRMARAVRAECHKGVAHGLVVSELRRGFLWQGELLRPAEVVVNREEGA
- a CDS encoding J domain-containing protein, translating into MTDPFTLLGLTPEADDDAVRKAYLQQVRLYSPERHPERFQELHAAYEQLREWRGRVACRLFSLPDPDPGRLLAPLLQADATAPRPAVKPLQELLGESVRGFQLTATSRGKG